Proteins encoded by one window of Culicoides brevitarsis isolate CSIRO-B50_1 chromosome 2, AGI_CSIRO_Cbre_v1, whole genome shotgun sequence:
- the LOC134828605 gene encoding uncharacterized protein LOC134828605, translating into MRDSSKDKLRSKCAQGRAAWLERGRKCSVQEETASTHNRYKPWIQRNRVQDVSLAGSSDDDDIISVIRGPSTFANAFLYIGFGTIALGLVIAFVGTGEKGFKTTELRLIGPIMIVVGFVFMVLRIFFCICPSSCIRRNKDERKRKKNEKDKNDADHRTSLLRDKRVSIARTPMGPHSSQPKLSRSNTKSIVKTKTYEGVEALRQIATTSLFLQNETETTPVAENSSSSSNTRNKTSNNKNISKLATSLVVPTIKEPDKQEVDVELKRINSIDIDTLNVIDNTATSPIDPHPFDPNDDYGNESYSDEDEEEQDDNDSKKLIESDNETSNSKKVSVSASNSRTSSIKHSDSVHHRRSGSSKLSRQRLSINNQKVSPSTTTTSGALIPSPTPSQLSTDSGKVMETSLMVLPVSVVSTATTTCATPSASSTHVLTHQTSSTSSTTSVSSSPSTVISIPQLMQGATSSASTKPPPPPSYVPCSSKATTTSKFTFNLLSPPPPAASSSSKSSSSGSHFDFSRATTTLLQPLTSATASGTTTASSTSSRSNGSTHTRQVAASTSSSTSTADTSEIVLSPAKLGQQ; encoded by the exons GTTCAGGATGTTTCGCTTGCCGGTTCATCGGACGACGATGACATCATCAGTGTGATACGTGGCCCGAGCACTTTTGCAAATGCCTTTCTCTACATTGGTTTTGGTACGATTGCACTTGGACTGGTGATAGCGTTTGTGGGCACCGGAGAAAAGGGTTTTAAAACGACAGAATTAAGACTTATAGGTCCGATTATGATAG TTGTCGGTTTTGTATTTATGGTATTACGGatctttttttgcatttgtcCATCGAGTTGTATACGACGTAACAAGGACGAGCGAAAACggaagaaaaacgaaaaagacAAGAATGATGCGGATCACAGGACTTCCCTACTGCGAGACAAGAGAGTTTCAATAGCACGAACGCCAATGGGTCCTCATAGTAGCCag CCAAAACTATCTCGATCAAACACCAAGTCAATAGTTAAGACTAAAACGTACGAGGGTGTCGAAGCTCTCCGTCAAATTGCTACAACGTCGCTGTTCCTGCAAAACGAAACGGAGACGACGCCTGTAGCGGAAAACAGTAGTTCTAGTTCTAATACAAGAAATAAGACgagtaacaataaaaatattagtaaGTTAGCGACAAGTTTGGTTGTGCCGACAATTAAAGAGCCGGACAAACAAGAAG TCGACGTGGAACTGAAACGTATTAATAGTATAGACATAGACACACTTAACGTAATTGATAATACTGCAACATCACCCATCGATCCACATCCATTCGATCCAAATGACGACTATGGCAATGAGAGCTATAGTGATGAGGATGAA GAGGAACAGGATGATAACGATAGCAAAAAACTAATTGAAAGTGATAATGAAACTAGCAATAGCAAAAAAGTGTCGGTGTCGGCATCGAATAGCAGGACGTCGTCAATAAAGCATTCCGATAGTGTTCATCATCGCCGTAGCGGCAGTAGTAAATTATCACGTCAACGACTCTcaataaacaatcaaaaagTCTCAccttcaacaacaacaaccagcGGCGCCTTAATACCATCACCAACACCTTCTCAGCTCTCGACCGACAGTGGCAAAGTCATGGAAACCTCGCTAATGGTTCTTCCCGTTTCCGTAGTTTCGACCGCAACCACGACGTGTGCCACGCCATCCGCCTCGTCCACGCACGTGCTAACGCATCAAACATCATCCACAAGTAGTACAACCAGTGTAAGTAGTAGTCCAAGTACTGTGATATCTATACCGCAATTAATGCAAGGCGCGACGTCATCCGCGTCGACAAaaccgccgccgccgccctCTTACGTTCCGTGCTCGAGCAAAGCGACGACCACATCCAAATTTACGTTCAACTTACTGTCACCGCCGCCGCCAGCAGCAAGTAGTTCGAGCAAAAGTAGCAGCAGTGGGTCTCACTTCGATTTCAGTAGAGCGACAACGACACTCTTGCAACCGCTCACGTCGGCGACAGCATCAGGGACGACAACCGCATCATCAACGTCTTCACGAAGCAACGGATCAACGCACACAAGACAAGTGGCTGCTTCAACTTCTTCATCTACTTCGACAGCTGATACATCGGAAATAGTGCTAAGTCCAGCGAAATTAGGACAACAATAA